A window of Dehalococcoidia bacterium contains these coding sequences:
- a CDS encoding acetate uptake transporter, protein MANGEMVVSEKLANPAPLGLAGFGITTLVLNVINAEIIDGDSIGVVLALGLFYGGLAQLLAGMWEAKKNNTFGFTAFSSYGVFWIGLGTLIILEDNGLVSEVPPEGMSVYLVAWGLFTTYMFVGTLRISVALQVVFAGLSVLFYLLAWGQHNETVHQIAGYEGLLVAGAALYASAGGIINETWGREVLPLGVVRRRAAPTVAARA, encoded by the coding sequence GTCAGCGAGAAGCTGGCGAACCCGGCCCCGCTGGGGCTGGCAGGCTTCGGGATAACGACGCTGGTGCTGAACGTCATTAATGCCGAGATCATCGACGGCGACAGCATCGGAGTGGTGCTCGCCCTGGGGCTGTTCTACGGAGGACTGGCGCAGCTTCTCGCCGGCATGTGGGAAGCGAAGAAGAACAACACCTTCGGGTTTACGGCCTTTAGCTCATACGGTGTCTTCTGGATCGGCCTGGGGACGCTGATTATACTCGAGGACAACGGCCTCGTAAGCGAAGTGCCGCCGGAAGGCATGTCCGTGTATCTGGTCGCGTGGGGACTCTTCACCACGTACATGTTCGTGGGTACGCTCAGGATATCGGTCGCGTTGCAGGTCGTTTTTGCCGGACTGTCGGTCCTGTTCTACCTGCTTGCCTGGGGCCAGCACAACGAAACGGTCCACCAGATCGCCGGCTACGAGGGCCTGCTGGTGGCGGGTGCGGCGCTCTACGCTTCGGCGGGAGGGATAATCAACGAGACCTGGGGCCGCGAGGTGCTGCCGCTCGGGGTTGTCCGCCGGCGCGCGGCGCCGACGGTGGCCGCGAGGGCGTGA